A genomic stretch from Pirellulales bacterium includes:
- the surE gene encoding 5'/3'-nucleotidase SurE, translating into MQILLTNDDGIYAPGLAALEQELVKLGDVTVVSPATEQSGVGHSITFLSPLVVKEVFEGKRSRGWAVEGSPADCVKLGIFEFCRNRPTLVVSGINGGLNAGINVLYSGTVAAAIEGAFFGITSIAVSLEFSETADFDRAAAMAVGVIKQILARKGDRSQLFNINIPTPALTSPKGVKVVPMGIERYGEHFEKRTDPRGRNYYWATSDPPPRRGAHETDLTALEAGYVTVTPLDFDLTRHELLDPMRAWDLKL; encoded by the coding sequence GTGCAAATACTTCTGACCAACGACGATGGAATCTACGCACCTGGCCTGGCGGCCCTGGAACAAGAGCTCGTCAAGCTGGGCGACGTCACCGTCGTCTCGCCAGCCACCGAGCAGAGTGGGGTAGGCCATTCGATCACCTTCCTGAGCCCACTGGTTGTCAAAGAAGTCTTCGAAGGAAAACGCAGCCGCGGCTGGGCTGTCGAGGGAAGCCCGGCCGATTGCGTCAAGCTGGGCATTTTCGAGTTCTGCCGAAACCGGCCCACACTGGTCGTCAGCGGCATCAACGGCGGACTGAACGCGGGGATCAATGTCCTTTACTCCGGCACCGTCGCCGCCGCGATCGAAGGTGCTTTTTTCGGGATCACGAGCATTGCCGTTTCACTCGAATTCAGCGAGACCGCCGACTTCGATCGCGCCGCCGCCATGGCCGTGGGCGTCATCAAGCAGATCCTGGCCCGCAAAGGAGATCGCTCGCAGCTGTTCAACATCAATATCCCGACGCCCGCCCTGACGAGCCCCAAAGGGGTGAAGGTGGTGCCGATGGGCATAGAGCGTTACGGCGAGCATTTCGAGAAGCGCACCGATCCGCGCGGCCGCAATTACTATTGGGCGACCAGCGACCCACCGCCGCGCCGCGGAGCCCACGAAACCGACCTCACCGCCCTGGAGGCCGGTTATGTGACGGTAACGCCGTTGGATTTCGACCTCACGCGCCACGAGCTGCTTGACCCGATGCGCGCGTGGGACTTGAAGCTCTGA
- the ettA gene encoding energy-dependent translational throttle protein EttA — MSRQYIYQMAGLTKKYGQREVLKDIWLSFYPGAKIGVLGRNGSGKSTLLKIMAGVDRDFDGEARLTDGFTVGYVPQEPMLDPSTDVRGNIEQAVAGTRQLLQKFEEINARFAEPLDDAAMEKLLAEQARVQDKIDLVNAWELDRQIEIAMDAMQLPPGDADVTKLSGGERRRVALCKMLLEKPDLLLLDEPTNHLDAESVAWLERHLAEYPGTVVAVTHDRYFLDNVAGWILELDRGRGIPWEGNYSSWLEQKQERLAREEKAASARQKTLARELEWIRMAPRARQAKSKARIKAYEQMSAEAYEDRQEEFEMQIPPGKHLGELVVELEKASKGYNDRLLIDDLSLHLPAGGIVGIIGPNGAGKTTLFRMLVGEEKPDSGKVRVGPTVELGYVDQNRDALDPEKTVFEEISGGYDNFEIGGRKIPARAYVARFNFLGSDQQKVVGTLSGGERNRVHLAKLLRRGANVLLLDEPTNDLDVDTLRALEEAILNFAGCVVVISHDRWFLDRIATHILAFEGDGYVHWCEGNFATYEEQRHARLGTEADQPKRFRYKKLQH, encoded by the coding sequence ATGAGCAGACAATACATCTATCAAATGGCCGGCTTGACCAAGAAGTACGGCCAGCGGGAAGTACTTAAGGACATCTGGCTCTCTTTCTATCCCGGCGCCAAGATCGGCGTGCTCGGGCGAAATGGATCGGGCAAGAGCACGCTGCTGAAGATCATGGCGGGCGTCGACCGCGATTTCGACGGCGAAGCGCGCCTCACCGACGGTTTCACGGTCGGCTACGTGCCGCAGGAGCCAATGCTTGATCCGTCGACCGACGTACGCGGCAATATCGAGCAGGCCGTCGCCGGCACGCGGCAATTGCTGCAAAAGTTCGAGGAAATCAATGCCCGCTTTGCCGAGCCGCTCGACGATGCGGCGATGGAAAAACTATTGGCCGAGCAGGCGCGCGTGCAGGACAAAATCGACCTCGTAAACGCCTGGGAATTGGATCGGCAGATCGAAATTGCGATGGACGCGATGCAGTTGCCCCCCGGCGACGCCGATGTCACGAAGCTTTCCGGCGGCGAGCGCCGCCGCGTGGCGCTGTGCAAGATGCTCTTGGAAAAGCCGGACCTGTTACTGTTGGACGAACCGACAAACCATCTCGACGCCGAGAGCGTCGCCTGGCTCGAACGGCACCTGGCCGAGTATCCCGGCACTGTCGTGGCCGTGACGCACGATCGCTATTTTCTCGATAACGTCGCCGGCTGGATCCTGGAACTCGATCGCGGTCGCGGTATCCCCTGGGAAGGGAACTATTCGTCCTGGCTGGAACAAAAGCAGGAGCGGCTGGCGCGCGAGGAGAAGGCCGCCTCAGCCCGGCAGAAGACCCTCGCCCGAGAGCTGGAATGGATCCGCATGGCGCCGCGCGCCCGACAAGCCAAGAGCAAAGCCCGCATCAAAGCCTACGAACAGATGTCGGCCGAGGCCTACGAAGATCGGCAGGAAGAATTCGAAATGCAGATTCCGCCCGGCAAGCATCTGGGCGAGCTGGTGGTCGAACTGGAAAAGGCCAGCAAGGGATACAACGACCGGCTGCTGATCGACGATTTGAGCCTGCACCTGCCGGCGGGCGGCATTGTCGGCATCATCGGACCCAACGGCGCCGGCAAAACCACGTTGTTTCGCATGCTGGTCGGGGAAGAGAAACCCGACTCGGGCAAGGTGCGCGTCGGCCCGACGGTCGAGTTGGGCTACGTCGACCAGAATCGCGACGCCCTGGATCCAGAGAAGACCGTCTTTGAGGAGATTTCCGGCGGTTACGACAACTTCGAGATTGGCGGCCGCAAGATTCCCGCGCGGGCGTACGTTGCGAGGTTCAATTTTCTGGGTTCCGACCAGCAAAAGGTCGTCGGCACGCTCTCCGGCGGCGAGCGGAACCGGGTTCACCTGGCCAAGTTGCTGCGCCGCGGGGCCAACGTCCTGTTACTAGACGAACCGACCAACGACCTGGATGTTGATACTCTGCGGGCCCTGGAAGAGGCAATCCTCAACTTTGCCGGCTGCGTGGTCGTGATCAGCCACGATCGCTGGTTCCTGGATCGCATCGCCACCCACATTCTGGCGTTCGAGGGGGATGGATACGTTCACTGGTGCGAAGGAAACTTCGCGACTTACGAAGAGCAGCGGCACGCAAGGCTGGGGACCGAAGCCGACCAGCCCAAGCGGTTCCGGTACAAGAAGCTGCAACATTAA
- the tsaB gene encoding tRNA (adenosine(37)-N6)-threonylcarbamoyltransferase complex dimerization subunit type 1 TsaB, whose amino-acid sequence MRILALETSGTTGSVAAFDDSRALSQAALDPALRSARTLAPAIAELLKQVAWKPRDVQMVAVGVGPGSFTGLRLGVMTAKAFAYAVGAQVLAISTLEAIARNSADGAGRVAVAIDAQRGEVYCGRYHFLAGGEVEREAEIAIISVDDWLASLNQETLASGPALVKLAERVNAAAHLAPRDKWLPDAAAIGRLAAQRAARGESDDLWSLAPCYLRRSAAEEKWETRAT is encoded by the coding sequence TTGCGAATCCTGGCCCTCGAAACGAGCGGTACCACCGGCAGCGTGGCCGCTTTTGACGATTCCCGGGCACTGTCCCAAGCGGCGCTTGATCCCGCCCTGCGCAGCGCGCGGACCTTGGCTCCCGCGATTGCCGAACTCCTCAAACAAGTGGCGTGGAAGCCGCGCGATGTGCAGATGGTTGCGGTGGGAGTCGGCCCGGGTTCGTTCACCGGTTTGCGCCTGGGAGTGATGACGGCCAAGGCGTTTGCCTATGCCGTGGGTGCGCAGGTGCTCGCGATCAGCACGCTCGAAGCCATCGCACGAAATTCCGCTGACGGTGCTGGCCGGGTGGCCGTGGCCATCGACGCGCAGCGCGGCGAGGTGTACTGCGGTCGATACCACTTTCTTGCGGGCGGCGAAGTGGAGCGCGAAGCCGAGATCGCGATCATCTCGGTCGACGATTGGTTGGCTTCGCTCAATCAAGAAACGCTGGCGTCGGGGCCAGCGCTTGTAAAGCTTGCCGAACGTGTCAACGCCGCAGCGCATTTGGCGCCGCGGGACAAATGGCTTCCTGATGCGGCGGCGATCGGCCGGTTGGCCGCCCAGCGCGCGGCGCGCGGCGAAAGCGACGACTTGTGGTCGCTGGCGCCCTGCTATTTGCGCCGCAGCGCCGCCGAAGAGAAATGGGAAACGCGCGCGACCTGA
- a CDS encoding metallophosphoesterase family protein: MKRALISDIHSNLEALEAVLADIRRQGIDEIYCLGDIIGYGPNPRECIDLVMKVNVCILGNHDQGALFDPEGFNSGAERAIFWTREQLEKPLGSPADNARRWDFLGELPRNRRENGFLFVHGSARNPLNEYVFPEDIYNQRKMEKIFSLIEHHCFQGHTHVPGVFTQSLNFLSPDEISYQHQLGPEKTMINVGSVGQPRDGDPRACYVVIEDDLVTFRRVEYPVEKTIVKIYETPELDNFLGDRLRDGR; this comes from the coding sequence GTGAAGCGTGCCCTGATCAGCGACATTCACAGCAACCTCGAAGCTCTCGAGGCGGTGCTGGCCGATATCCGGCGGCAGGGGATCGACGAAATCTACTGCCTGGGGGACATTATCGGCTACGGGCCGAATCCCCGCGAATGCATTGACCTGGTCATGAAGGTCAACGTCTGCATCCTGGGCAACCACGACCAGGGAGCCTTGTTCGATCCCGAGGGGTTTAACTCCGGTGCCGAGCGGGCGATCTTCTGGACGCGCGAGCAATTGGAAAAGCCGCTCGGCAGCCCGGCCGACAACGCCCGCCGCTGGGACTTCCTCGGTGAGTTGCCGCGCAACCGGCGCGAGAACGGCTTTTTGTTCGTACACGGCTCGGCCCGCAATCCGCTGAATGAATACGTCTTCCCCGAGGACATCTACAACCAGCGGAAGATGGAAAAGATCTTTTCCTTGATCGAGCACCACTGCTTCCAGGGGCACACGCACGTGCCCGGTGTGTTTACGCAGAGTTTGAATTTTCTCAGCCCCGACGAGATTAGCTACCAGCATCAGCTTGGCCCGGAGAAGACGATGATCAACGTCGGCTCGGTGGGCCAACCTCGCGACGGCGATCCGCGCGCCTGCTACGTGGTCATCGAGGACGACCTGGTGACCTTCCGGCGCGTGGAGTATCCGGTGGAAAAAACGATCGTAAAGATCTACGAGACGCCCGAGCTGGATAACTTTTTGGGCGACCGGCTGCGCGATGGTCGCTAA
- the guaA gene encoding glutamine-hydrolyzing GMP synthase, with the protein MALDTAIANAPSPSTTDEKVLVLDFGAQYAQLIARRVREQNVYCEIVRHDITPERLREIAPKGIILSGGPSSVYEPGAPHCDPGIFRLGIPVLGICYGMQLACDALGGKVNNVQAREFGRANCEITRDDDLLAGLPRHTQVWMSHGDQVTQVSQDFEPLAATATCSIAAVKHKTLPVYGVQFHPEVTHTPQGREILANFLRRVCHTTGAWQLGDFAQQSIETIRRRVGDRRVICGLSGGVDSSVVAALLYQAIGSQLSCILVDNGLLRKDEAAAVIREFSGHFRTDLHVVKAEDRFLAALAEVTDPQEKRKTIGRVFIDCFADEAAKIEGAEFLAQGTLYPDVIESGAAVDGPAATIKLHHNVGGLPEDLSFELIEPLRDLFKDEVRRLGSQLGLPDDIVWRHPFPGPGLAVRCLGPITRDRLDRLREADAIVVEEIRAAGLYRQTSQSFAVLLPVQSVGVMGDARTYEETVAVRSIDTEDFMTADWSRLPYDLLARISTRIINEVKGVNRVVYDISSKPPATIEWE; encoded by the coding sequence ATGGCTCTGGATACCGCGATCGCGAATGCCCCCAGTCCCAGCACCACGGATGAAAAGGTGCTGGTGCTCGATTTCGGCGCGCAATACGCGCAACTGATCGCGCGCCGCGTCCGCGAGCAGAATGTTTATTGCGAGATCGTCCGCCACGACATCACGCCCGAGCGACTCCGCGAGATCGCTCCCAAGGGGATCATCCTTTCCGGCGGACCATCGAGCGTGTATGAGCCGGGGGCGCCGCATTGCGACCCGGGCATCTTCCGCTTAGGCATTCCCGTCCTGGGAATCTGTTACGGCATGCAACTGGCCTGCGATGCCCTGGGGGGCAAGGTCAACAACGTGCAGGCGCGCGAGTTTGGCCGAGCCAATTGCGAAATCACGCGCGACGACGATCTGCTGGCGGGCCTGCCGCGGCATACTCAGGTGTGGATGAGCCACGGCGACCAGGTGACGCAGGTCAGCCAGGACTTCGAGCCGCTGGCGGCCACGGCGACTTGCTCGATCGCGGCCGTGAAGCACAAGACCCTGCCCGTGTACGGCGTGCAGTTTCATCCCGAGGTGACGCATACGCCGCAGGGGCGCGAGATTCTGGCGAACTTCCTGCGCCGCGTCTGTCACACGACGGGCGCCTGGCAGTTGGGCGACTTTGCTCAGCAGTCGATCGAAACCATTCGACGCCGCGTGGGTGATCGGCGCGTGATCTGCGGCCTCTCGGGGGGCGTCGATTCGTCGGTCGTGGCGGCGCTTTTGTACCAGGCGATCGGCAGCCAGCTTTCCTGCATTCTGGTCGATAACGGTCTCTTGCGCAAGGACGAAGCGGCCGCCGTGATCCGCGAATTCTCGGGCCACTTCCGCACCGATTTGCACGTGGTCAAAGCCGAGGATCGGTTCCTGGCGGCGCTTGCCGAGGTGACCGACCCGCAAGAGAAGCGCAAAACGATCGGACGCGTGTTCATCGATTGCTTTGCGGACGAAGCCGCCAAGATCGAGGGGGCTGAATTCCTGGCCCAAGGCACCTTGTATCCCGACGTGATCGAAAGTGGCGCCGCCGTCGATGGGCCGGCCGCCACGATCAAGCTTCACCACAACGTCGGCGGATTGCCCGAAGATCTGAGCTTCGAATTGATCGAGCCTTTGCGCGACCTGTTCAAGGACGAGGTGCGCCGGCTGGGGTCGCAACTGGGTTTGCCCGATGACATTGTCTGGCGTCATCCGTTCCCGGGGCCAGGGCTAGCCGTGCGCTGTTTAGGTCCGATCACGCGCGATCGATTGGATCGGCTGCGCGAAGCGGACGCGATCGTGGTCGAGGAGATTCGTGCCGCGGGACTTTATCGGCAAACATCGCAATCGTTCGCCGTATTGCTGCCGGTGCAAAGCGTCGGCGTGATGGGCGATGCGCGGACCTACGAAGAAACGGTAGCGGTACGCTCGATCGACACCGAGGATTTCATGACCGCAGACTGGAGCCGGTTACCCTACGACCTGCTGGCGCGAATTTCGACGCGCATCATCAATGAGGTCAAAGGAGTCAACCGCGTGGTCTATGACATCAGCTCGAAGCCGCCGGCCACGATTGAATGGGAGTAG